The following proteins come from a genomic window of uncultured Fretibacterium sp.:
- the rpsJ gene encoding 30S ribosomal protein S10 — protein sequence MAKRIRIRLKAFDHRVLDTSAAQIAETAESTGARVSGPIPLPTEISKVTILKSPHKDKDAREQFEMRTHKRLIDIVEPTQKTMDALMQLNLSSGVDIQIKL from the coding sequence GTGGCTAAAAGAATCCGTATCCGCCTGAAGGCGTTTGACCACAGGGTTCTCGACACGTCCGCAGCCCAGATCGCGGAGACGGCGGAGAGCACGGGGGCCAGGGTTTCCGGCCCCATTCCGCTCCCCACCGAGATCAGCAAGGTGACGATCCTGAAGTCGCCTCACAAGGACAAGGACGCGCGGGAGCAGTTCGAGATGAGGACGCACAAGCGTCTGATCGATATCGTCGAACCGACGCAGAAGACCATGGATGCGTTGATGCAGCTCAATCTTTCCTCTGGAGTCGATATCCAGATCAAACTTTAG